TTGGTGCCGAGCACAGAGACGCGGCGGGTTCTGGACTGCGCGCAGGCCGGCTTGATCGCCGGGACCGTGCCGACGAAGGGCACGGAATAAGCCGCGCGCAAGTGCGACAGGACCAGGGTGGACGCCGTGTTGCAGGCGATGACGACGATATCAGGATCATGCGTGCCGATCAGTTCACCCATCAGCGGCACCACGCGGGCGATGATCTCGTCCTCGCCGTGGTGGCCATAGGGGAAGAAGGCGTCGTCGGCGACGTAGACAAAGTGTGCGTCGGGGCGCGCGGCCACGACCTCGCGGAGCACCGTGAGCCCGCCAAGGCCGGAATCGAACACCAGGATGGTCGAAGAATTGGTCACGGAATTACCCTAGCCCGCCATGGTTACCATTCGGTTTTTAGGGCGGTTTTGCGGCGGGGACCGGCTTGGGGGCCGATTTGGAAGGCTTGAATGTGCCCGGACATATCCGCAAAATTCCGGGAAGCCAGCAATCACGAGGTATGATGCGGCGTCACAGTGCTTCCATTTGCGTTCGCAGGAGACCTCATGCTCACCGTCCATCATCTCGGTAAGTCGCAGTCCGAGCGCATCGTCTGGCTGTGCGAGGAGCTGGGAATCCCATATGAGCTGAAGCGCTACACGCGTGATGCCGCGACCATGCTGGCACCGGCCGAGTACAAGGCGCTGCATCCGGCCGGCACGGCACCGGTCATCACCGACGGCGAGCTGGTGCTCGCGGAATCCGGCGCGGTCGTCGACTACATCGTTGCAAAATACGGCAACGGCCGTCTCGTGCTCGGGCCCGACGATCCAGCCTTTGCGCAGTTCCTGTACTGGCTTCATTTCGCCAACGGCACCTTGCAGCCTGGCATGGGACGGATGATGATCCTGAGCCGGCTCGATCTCGCCAAGGACAATCCGACCCTGCGCGCGATGAAGGGGCGGCTCGATCGCGCCTACGACCTTCTGGACGCCAGGCTTCGCGAGGCCGAATACCTGGCGGGCAGCGCCTTCACCACCGCCGATATCATGACGGTGTTCTCGCTCACCACCATGCGCTACTTCCAGCCCTATGATCTCCAGCGCTGTCCGAACGTGGTCAGATATCTCGGCCGCATCGGCGGCCGTCCGGCCTACCGGCGCGCGATGGAGAAGGGCGATCCGGGCATGGAGCTGCTGCTCAGCTGAGAGGCTGTCACGCGATGCGGTTCGTGGTCGCTGCCCGTTCGCTGGCGAGCTGCTTCTGCAGGCGATCGATGTTCTGCAGCAGGCGCTGGCTGGTCAGGACCAGGAAATAATAGCCGAACTGCGGATCCTGGAAGTAGATCTCGAGCAGCCGGTCATAGGTAATCGTCAGCACTTGGCCGTCTTCGATGCATTCGATCGTTCCGGTGCGGCGGTTGTCGGGCGTCAGGAAGCCAAGCTCGCCCATCAGTGCGCCCGGCCCGATCTCGACGTTGATCTCCTTCACCCGGAACTTGCCGGTGACGGCGAGCAGCATCTCCTTGGCAGGATCGCCGAGCTTGAAGAGCGTATCGCCCCGGCGATATTTGCGCTCGGTCATGAACGGCTTGAGCCATTCGATCGACATGTCGCCTTCGGCGGCGTGGCGTGCCTTCTTGACCAGCTTGAGCATCTGCCGCAGGCGCAGGGCGTTGATCGGAAGCAGCAGCAGATAGAGCAGGAACGTCGCGACGTTGGCGGTGAGCGCGCCGAACACGGCGAAGAAGGCGCAGCCGATCATGTTGGCGACACGCAGGGGCACCATCGTTCGCATCAAGAGAGTGGCGACGAAGAAGCCGGCGCCGACCGCGGCGAACAGATTGGCGAACGTGATGTTATGGACAAAGATCTCCAGCAACCGATTGAAGATCGCGTCATAGGTGACGTTGTTGGGATCGAGGCCCATCTGGACCAGGATCTTCGCGATCCTGAGGTTATCCGTTGCCGCATCGAGAATGCGGTCGAGGATCGAGGAAATGTCTGCGCTGCCGGACGGCATGGTACTAACCCCGCGTAAGGCCTTCAGTCCTGGTCGGTATGCTCGACACGTGTAGCCGAAATCGGATGACGGCTGCCTGAAATGAGGCCTTCGGCCGCCACGCCGCAAGAGGCAAATTTTAGCCTGATCGGGCGTTTCGGCAATTGCCCGTTGGTTGCGCCTCTGGCTGCAACAGGGCCGTGATTCGGGGTGGGCTTCGACGTCGCAAGGGGGCTGGACGCCCGAGGCGGGGGCGTCGGACGATCTTCGCCTTACGGCTTGGCGGCGGGCTGGACGACCTGTTGCTCGACAAGGCCAAGACGTCCGGGCAGAGAGCCGGCGCGCAGCAGCATGGCGACGCTGTTGGCCTCTTCCAGGGTGAAGTTGCCGGAAATCTGGCCGGAGCCGCCGGTGATGGGCTCGCGGATCACGGGGGCGGAGACCACCTTGTCGTCGAGCGCGATCGCGAAGGGCATTCCGACGTTCTCTGCCGTGATGTGGGCGAAGCGCCGGGTACCGCGGCCGTTGAAGCGGAACGAGGCGATCGGCTCCTTCGTCCCGCTCGCAAATCCCGGGCCTGCATAGCTGATGTCATTCCCGTCGAGCGCGCTCGCCTTGACGAGATAGGGGAGCTTGTCCTTGAAGCCGAACATGAGTTCCGAGCCCGCCGGAGGCGTGCCGGATTGCGCCTGCTCCGCCGACATCGTGACATCGATCAGGCGGAAGCTGACCTTGACCTTCTGGGCGAATATCGCGGTGATACGGTCGGGCTCCATCATGCCCGGCAGGAAGATGCGGATGCGGTCCGTTCCCTCGGGCTGAACGCTGGCCAATGTGACGCCGGCGTCCTTGAGTCGCTGCTCGATCATGCCGATGGAATCTTCGACGAGATCACGTAGCCGTGCGGCGGATGCGGCGTCGGTCGGCGCGAGCCTGACCAGCCCGTCTCCGGCGCCGGTCACGGTGAGTGCGTGCGTGGGCAATCCCTCTGCCGCCGAGGCGAGCTTGCGCGTGAGCAGCTCACGGCCCTTGACGTCTGCGATCTTCACGTCGACGCCGCCGTCACGGATCGTAAGGCCGGAGAAGGCGATCCGGCCCTCGCGCAGGATCTTGTAGACGTCGTCGCGCAGATCCGTGGTGACCGCCTCCCGCAAGGCGTCGTTGTCCACCTTGTAGATGATACGCGATCCGCCCAGTTTCTCCATCTTGTCGTTGATGAATGCCGCGACCTTCGCGCGCATCTTGTCGAGCTGCGGGTCGGCGTGCGCCACGCGCGGCAGCGAGATCGTCGATGCGATCGCGAGAACGAGGAGCAGTCTCGTGATGCGATTTCGCAGGTGCGCGGGCATGATGACCTCAAGTCTTGCGGCAGGGCGCTGATACGCGAATTCAGTGCCAGTTCTTGGTCCCTCGACCGGTCCCAGAGGTTCAAGCGAAGCGGCCGGTAGGCAATGGACGAACGGCAAATCATCCATCATTCTGTCCGCGCTCGGCCGGCCATCGGCCGATGCCTCGCCGAGCCAAAATGTCAAAAAGACAGGGCGGCGGGGACATGCATCTGAGGGAGGACGGAATTCCATGGGTATCCACGCGCTCGATCGGTCTATCGGCAACGACTATCCGGACCTGGCGACGGACGCGGAAGTCCGGGCCTTCGAGCAGGTTCCCTACGCCGATCGCGTCGCGGCCGAGAGCACCTATGAGGCGATCAGGCTCGGTGCTGCGCGCAACCCAGACGGCGCAGCGATCCAGTTCCTGCAAAACGCCGACCCTGCCGACACGCCGGTCGTGGTCACGTACCGCGATTTCATCGCGCGAGTCACGCAGGCCGCCAACATGTTTCATGCGCTCGGTGCGGAGAAGGGCGACGTCATCAGTTTCATGCTGCCGCTGGTGCCGGATGCGTTCGTGACGCTGTTCGGCGCCGAGGCCGCGGGCATCGCCAATCCGGTCAATCCGCTGCTCGAGGCGCATCAGATCGCGGAGATCCTGGACGCCGCAAACACGAAAATCCTGGTGGCGCTCGGTCCGATGCCGGGCACCGATATCTGGCAGAAGGTCGAGCAGATCCGCCCGCAACTGAAGAATCTCAAGGCAATCGTGCAGGTGTTCGGCGGCGGCGATCCCGCCAAGGGTATCTTTGCCTTCGGCGACCTGATCAAGCAGCAGCCTTCCGACAGGCTCGTCAGTGGGCGCAAGATTTCGGGCAGCGACATCGCCGCCTATTTCCACACCGGCGGCACCACCGGCACGCCGAAGCTGGTGCGGCACACCCATACCAATCAAGTCTATCAGGCCTGGGCGCTCAATCTGCTGCTGAAGGCGAAACCGGGCTCCAATTTACTGTTCGGCATGCCGCTGTTTCACGTCGGCGGTTCGCTGACGCAGGTGCTGCTGACGCTGTCGGCCGGCGGCTCGCTGGTCGTGCTGTCGCCGAGCGGCTGGCGCAATCCAAATGCGGTGAAGAACATCTGGCAGCTCGTCGAACGCTTCAAGCCCGAGGCCCTGTCAAGCGTGCCGACGGTGCTGGCCGCCACGCTCGCGGTGCCGCCGGGCAACGCCGACATTTCCAGCCTGAAATATGCCGCCGGCGGCGGCTCGGCGATTCCCGTCGCCGTCGGCTCGGCGATCCAGGACAAGCTGAAGCTGCCTGTGGTCGAGGTCTACGGCATGACCGAGACCTCAAGCGTGCATACGCTGGCCTATCCGTCGCGGCCGATCCGGCTCGGCTCGGTCGGCCTGCCCATGCCTTATTCGCGCGTGCGCATCGTGCAGCTCGATGCCGATGGCCGCCTGATCCGCGACTGCAAGCCGGACGAAATCGGCGTCGTCATCATGGCCGGGCCCGGCGTGTTCGGCGGCTATCTCAACGACGAGCACAACAAGGGCGCGTTCGTCGACGAGGTGTGGGTCAATTCCGGCGATCTCGGCCGGCTCGACGCCGACGGCTATCTCTGGATCACCGGCCGCGCCAAGGACCTCGTGATCCGCGGCGGCCACAACATCGATCCGGCGCCGATCGAAGAGATCATGTTCCGCCATCCTGCCGTCGGCTTCGCTGCTGTGGTCGGCCAGCCCGACGCCTATGCCGGCGAGCTGCCGGTGGGTTACGTGCAGCTCAAACCGGGCGCCAAGGTCGAGCCGGGCGAGTTGGAGACGTGGGTGCGCGAGCGCACACCGGAACGCGCCGCCGTCCCGGTGCAGGTCATTCCGATCGATCCGATGCCGGTGACGGGCGTCGGCAAGGTGTTCAAGCCGCAACTGCGCTGGGACGCGGCGGAACGCGTGTTCACCAGGGTGCTGGCTCCGCTGGTCGAGCGGGGCATCGACTGCAAGGTGAAGGTCGGCGCCCATGGCAGCCACGGCTCGATCGCGACCGTGACGCTCACGGGCCTGCCGTCGGATCAGCGCGATACGGTTGCAGGCGAGGTACATGCGCTGCTTGCACCGTTCGTGATGCGCCACGAGGTGGTGCAGGCATAAGTGCTTGCGTTGGAGTGTA
The nucleotide sequence above comes from Bradyrhizobium sp. NDS-1. Encoded proteins:
- a CDS encoding Crp/Fnr family transcriptional regulator; this translates as MPSGSADISSILDRILDAATDNLRIAKILVQMGLDPNNVTYDAIFNRLLEIFVHNITFANLFAAVGAGFFVATLLMRTMVPLRVANMIGCAFFAVFGALTANVATFLLYLLLLPINALRLRQMLKLVKKARHAAEGDMSIEWLKPFMTERKYRRGDTLFKLGDPAKEMLLAVTGKFRVKEINVEIGPGALMGELGFLTPDNRRTGTIECIEDGQVLTITYDRLLEIYFQDPQFGYYFLVLTSQRLLQNIDRLQKQLASERAATTNRIA
- a CDS encoding SecDF P1 head subdomain-containing protein yields the protein MPAHLRNRITRLLLVLAIASTISLPRVAHADPQLDKMRAKVAAFINDKMEKLGGSRIIYKVDNDALREAVTTDLRDDVYKILREGRIAFSGLTIRDGGVDVKIADVKGRELLTRKLASAAEGLPTHALTVTGAGDGLVRLAPTDAASAARLRDLVEDSIGMIEQRLKDAGVTLASVQPEGTDRIRIFLPGMMEPDRITAIFAQKVKVSFRLIDVTMSAEQAQSGTPPAGSELMFGFKDKLPYLVKASALDGNDISYAGPGFASGTKEPIASFRFNGRGTRRFAHITAENVGMPFAIALDDKVVSAPVIREPITGGSGQISGNFTLEEANSVAMLLRAGSLPGRLGLVEQQVVQPAAKP
- a CDS encoding acyl-CoA synthetase, with the translated sequence MGIHALDRSIGNDYPDLATDAEVRAFEQVPYADRVAAESTYEAIRLGAARNPDGAAIQFLQNADPADTPVVVTYRDFIARVTQAANMFHALGAEKGDVISFMLPLVPDAFVTLFGAEAAGIANPVNPLLEAHQIAEILDAANTKILVALGPMPGTDIWQKVEQIRPQLKNLKAIVQVFGGGDPAKGIFAFGDLIKQQPSDRLVSGRKISGSDIAAYFHTGGTTGTPKLVRHTHTNQVYQAWALNLLLKAKPGSNLLFGMPLFHVGGSLTQVLLTLSAGGSLVVLSPSGWRNPNAVKNIWQLVERFKPEALSSVPTVLAATLAVPPGNADISSLKYAAGGGSAIPVAVGSAIQDKLKLPVVEVYGMTETSSVHTLAYPSRPIRLGSVGLPMPYSRVRIVQLDADGRLIRDCKPDEIGVVIMAGPGVFGGYLNDEHNKGAFVDEVWVNSGDLGRLDADGYLWITGRAKDLVIRGGHNIDPAPIEEIMFRHPAVGFAAVVGQPDAYAGELPVGYVQLKPGAKVEPGELETWVRERTPERAAVPVQVIPIDPMPVTGVGKVFKPQLRWDAAERVFTRVLAPLVERGIDCKVKVGAHGSHGSIATVTLTGLPSDQRDTVAGEVHALLAPFVMRHEVVQA
- a CDS encoding glutathione S-transferase family protein, giving the protein MLTVHHLGKSQSERIVWLCEELGIPYELKRYTRDAATMLAPAEYKALHPAGTAPVITDGELVLAESGAVVDYIVAKYGNGRLVLGPDDPAFAQFLYWLHFANGTLQPGMGRMMILSRLDLAKDNPTLRAMKGRLDRAYDLLDARLREAEYLAGSAFTTADIMTVFSLTTMRYFQPYDLQRCPNVVRYLGRIGGRPAYRRAMEKGDPGMELLLS